In a single window of the Actinomycetota bacterium genome:
- a CDS encoding DUF1538 domain-containing protein, translating into MRIVARLKNIVRETLLTIGPVVLIVTVLQLSIIRMPWIIFFKFLIGSGLVILGLTILLQGLKIGLLPIGEMIGSALSSKGSVILLLLLGFLIGFAITIAEPDVMVLASHVDLVSEGQISKILLIAMIGIGVGVFILIAFLRIILRIPIIYMLLGGYLVILILSFFSHRNYIPVGFDAGGVTTGPITVPFIMALGLGLTAVLGSKSRNMDSFGLIGLASIGPIITVLILGVIYN; encoded by the coding sequence ATGAGGATAGTGGCAAGACTTAAAAATATAGTACGGGAAACCCTGCTTACCATAGGGCCAGTGGTACTGATAGTAACCGTGCTGCAGCTTTCCATTATAAGGATGCCCTGGATAATATTTTTTAAATTCCTTATAGGCTCAGGGCTGGTGATTTTGGGACTTACTATACTTCTGCAGGGATTAAAAATCGGGCTGCTGCCCATTGGAGAAATGATAGGATCTGCCTTATCCAGCAAAGGCTCGGTAATTTTGCTGCTGCTGCTGGGTTTTTTAATAGGGTTTGCCATTACCATTGCTGAACCGGATGTAATGGTACTAGCCTCCCATGTAGACCTGGTATCAGAGGGACAGATAAGCAAAATACTCCTTATTGCCATGATAGGCATTGGCGTAGGGGTATTTATCCTTATTGCTTTTTTAAGAATAATTTTACGGATCCCCATTATATATATGCTGCTGGGGGGTTACCTGGTCATACTGATACTGTCTTTTTTCAGCCACAGGAATTATATACCAGTAGGATTTGACGCTGGGGGGGTTACCACTGGCCCCATAACCGTTCCCTTTATCATGGCTTTGGGCCTGGGCCTAACTGCGGTGCTGGGATCAAAATCCAGAAATATGGATAGCTTCGGCCTCATTGGCCTGGCCTCCATCGGACCCATAATCACTGTATTGATTTTAGGGGTGATTTATAATTGA
- a CDS encoding queuosine precursor transporter produces MNKNNYRYFDLIVGLFVAVLLISNIASTKIVQIWRFTFDGGTVLFPLSYIFGDVLTEVYGYRKSRKVIWIGFFCALLMSVVLALIGSIKPASGWEFQDAYQAILGQTPRIVTASLIAYFLGEFSNSYILARMKVATGGRWLFARTIGSTVAGQGIDTVVFVLIAFGGLYSWALIGSIILSNYIFKVGMEVVLTPATYKAVSFLKQREKVDHYDYGTNFNPFLFWKS; encoded by the coding sequence ATGAATAAGAATAATTATAGATATTTTGACCTTATAGTGGGGCTGTTTGTAGCAGTGCTTTTGATTTCAAATATTGCTTCTACCAAGATAGTGCAAATATGGAGATTTACCTTTGATGGAGGCACGGTACTTTTCCCCCTGTCCTATATATTTGGGGATGTGCTAACTGAGGTTTATGGTTACCGGAAAAGCAGAAAAGTAATATGGATTGGGTTCTTTTGTGCTTTACTGATGTCGGTGGTCCTGGCTTTAATCGGAAGCATAAAGCCTGCTTCCGGCTGGGAATTCCAGGATGCTTATCAGGCTATTTTAGGCCAAACCCCACGAATAGTTACCGCTTCCCTGATAGCCTATTTTTTAGGGGAGTTCTCCAATTCCTATATCCTGGCCAGGATGAAAGTGGCTACCGGGGGCAGATGGCTGTTTGCCCGCACTATTGGCTCTACGGTGGCAGGGCAAGGAATAGATACAGTAGTGTTTGTGCTGATTGCTTTTGGGGGACTGTACAGCTGGGCTCTTATCGGGTCTATCATATTATCCAATTATATATTTAAAGTAGGCATGGAAGTAGTACTTACCCCCGCTACCTATAAGGCAGTGAGCTTCCTTAAGCAGAGGGAAAAAGTGGACCACTATGATTATGGCACCAATTTCAATCCCTTTCTGTTCTGGAAAAGCTAG